The segment GCCCGGGGCGGCGCAGCGTTCACGGTGATGTCGTGCGACAACATCCAGGGCAACGGCGACGTGGCCCGTAAGATGCTGACCGCCTTCGCCCGGCTCAAAGATCCCGGCCTCGCGGCATGGATCGAGCAGAACCTGTCCTTCCCCAACTCTATGGTGGACCGGATCACCCCGGTGACGACGGACGACGATCGCAGCAGTATCGCCGACGAGTTCGGGGTGACAGACGCCTGGCCGGTAGTCTGTGAGCCATTCGAGCAATGGGTATTGGAAGACGATTTCGTTAACGGACGGCCGGCTTACGACCAGGCCGGGGTCCAGCTCGTCGACGATGTCGAACCGTACGAGCTGATGAAGCTCAGGCTGCTCAATGCGAGCCATCAGGCACTGTGCTACTTCGGCTATCTTGCCGGGTACCGCTACGCCCATGAGGTCTGTCAGGACGAGTTGTTCGTGGCTTTCCTGCTCGACTACATGAATGCCGAGGCGTCGCCAACCCTTTCGCCAGTTCCGGGTATTGATCTCGACGAGTACAAGCACACGCTGATCGAGCGTTTCGGGAACGAGTACGTGCGGGACACCCTGGCCCGGCTCTGCGCCGAGAGCTCTGACCGGATACCGAAATGGCTGCTGCCGGTGGTCAGAATCAACCTGGCGAACGGCGGCGAGATCAAAACGTCTGCCGCAATCGTTGCCAGCTGGGCTCGCTACGCCGAGGGCGTCGACGAAGAGGGCAAAACAATCGAGGTGGTCGACCGGCTCAAGGAATCGGTGACGGCGGCCGCGGCGCGGCAGAGGACCGATCCGCTGGCCTTCCTGGCCAGCCGGCAACTGTTCGGGGACTTGATCGACGATGAGCGATTTGTGACGGAGTATTCCAGGGCGCTAGAGCTGCTGCATACCGTCGGTGCCCGGGCAACCGTCGAAGCGCTGGTGTCGCCCGGCGCCCAGCGCTGACCGGACCGGTGACCGGGGCTGACTGCCGGTGACCGACCGGGAACCAGATCGGGACTCAGACGCCGTAGACCCGTTGGCGCGCGGCGACATAGCGTGCCCGCACCTCGGCGCCCCAGTCACCCTCAGGCTGATAACTTGCGTCGATTTCACGTCGCCAGTCGGGGAATTCGCCGTGCGCCGTCCAGGCAGCCTGGCGGGCCGCCCCGAGCGCGACGTACTCCCTTATCGCCGGCACTTCTACCGGCACACCAAATATCGATGCGGCGGCGGCCCGCAGTGACCGGGATTTCGACCCTCCGCCGATCAACAGCACCTTCCGCACGTCGATCCCGTGCCCGCGCAGGCTTTCCAGGCCGTCCGCCAACGAGTTCAGCACCCCGAGCACCGAGGCACGAGCCACATTCCCGGCTGTCATGTTCGACCGGGTCAGGCCGAGAAGTGTCCCCGACGCGTTCGGCAGATTCGGCGTGCGCTCGCCATCCAGGTACGGCAGCAGGGTAAGGCCCTCGGCATCCGGAGCGGCGTCACGCGCAAGCCGGTCGAAGGTCTGCAGGTCGACATCGAGCATTGCCGCGCCGGCAAACATCACCCGCGCCGCGTTCAATGTCGCCAGCAATGGCAGATGATTTCCGGTCGCGTCGGCGAAGCCAGCAACCGCACCTGTCGGATCGTGTGCCGGGATTGGCGAAGTGGTGAAGACCGTGCCTGAGGTGCCTATCGAAACAACGACTTCACCGTTCTCCAGGCCCAGTCCGAGTGCGGCCGCGGCATTATCTCCTGCGCCCGGAGATACGATTGCCGCGTCGTTGCCCCAGCCGGCCAGAAGTGAGCCGGCAGCCTCGTGACTGCCAAGCACTTTCGGCAGTTCCGGAACTCGCCCGAAGTACTGTTCCAACAGCTTCGGCTGGTAGCGGTTGCTCAGCGGAGAAAAGTAGCCGGTGCCGGACGCCTCGCTGCGATCTGTGCTGTATTTCCCGGTCAACTCGTGGTTGAGCCAGTCGTGGGGTAGCACGACCCGGGCTACCCGCTCGGCCAGTTCCGGTTTGTTCTCTGCGAGCCAGGCCAGCTTGGTGATTGTGAATGAGGCGACCGGAACCAGGTTTGTCGCCTCCAACCAGGCCTCGTTGCCCAGTTCTTCCCGCATTCGATCGGCCTGGCCTGCGCTGCGAGTGTCGTTCCACAGCAGGGCGTCGAAGACCGGCCGGTCGCGGTCGTCCAGGGCGACCATGCCGTGCTGCTGGGCGGCGACTCCGGCGCCGATCACCTGCGTGCCGAGGGAACGAATTCCGGCGCCATCCCAAGCCTCATGCAGGGCCGTGGACCAGACCCGTGGGTCGATTGCGGTGCCGTCGGGATGGGCGGCCACGCCGGATGACCTGACCTCGCCGGTTTCGGCCTCAACCGCCAGGACTTTGCACGATTGCGTGGAGGAATCCACGCCGACGACTGTGCTCATCGGTTCTCCGGGTTCTGTTCGAGGATCATTGCTACTTAAGCTCTCTGCTCAACGGTGCGGCTCAACTCGGCGGTGAGCTCGTCGTCGGCGACCAGTGTGGTGATGATGCCGGCCTGCGCCGCGGCCAAGACGCCCCGCGCCGCCGCTGCGCCGTGAGCGACGCCGATCACGGTTGGCGTGCTTATCAGCTGTTCGAGAGTCACCCCGATGACCCGCGAGTCGAGGTTCGTGCGTACCGGCGAGCCAGTGGAGTCGAAAAGCCGGGCCGAGCATTCCGCTATGGCGCCCGCCGCGCTGGCCTCGCGCCTGTCCTTGTTGCCGACCGTGTCCCAGACCGTGGATGCCTGACGTTCCCACCCGCCAATGGCAACGACGGCGACGTCGAGTGAATCGGCCTTCCTGAGGGCTGAGGCGATTTCCGGCTGCCGGCGCAGGCCCGCAGCGGTGGCCGAATCGTCGACCACCAGCGGCGCCCAGATCGGCCAGGTCTCGCCGCCGGTGATCCGGCCGAGTTGCTGGACGAGTTCCACCGAGTTTCCGCTTCCCGGAACAGGAAGGGCCCCGGCAAGTTGCACCAGGTCACACGCGGGCAGCCGGGAAACCCGCTCGGCGGCGGCATCCATCGTGCGCGACCAGGAGATGCCGATCGTTGCACCGGCGCTGGCACGAGCCGTAAGCTCTTCGGCCACCGCTTGCGCCAACAGATCACGTCCGGTCCCTGCTGCTGGCCTGCCGGGGGTGACGATAATTCGTTCGAGGCCAAGCCGCTGCTGAAGCTGCTCGGAATCAGGCGGTCGGCCGGCGCTCGGTGGATGAATTTCGATCGTGACGATTCCGGCGTTCCGCGCCTCGTCGAGCAGTCGGGCGACCTGGAATCGGGAAATCCCGTGTGCCTTGCCGATGTCGACCTTGGACTGGTTCTCCAGGTAGTACTGCCGGGCAACGCTGGCCAGACGGTCCTCGTGACCGGGTTGGTTCATCGCCGTCACCTGCCCTCTCCATCTCAGCTGTGCTCATCTATGTTGCTCATTTGAGCATAGCCTGTGGCGGTGTGAGGTAAGGGCGGTCAGCCCGCGTGGGCCAGGTTCTTGCTCACCATCCGGTTGACGGTTTCCGTGGTCAGCGCATGGTCGATGACCAGTTTGCTAGCCCCGATGATGCCGACCTGTTCCTTGCCCTCTGAAAGTACGATCTTCAGGTTCTCCGTCGCCAAGGGTAGGGAACGGCCGTAAACCACCTCGCGAACGCCGGCGATCAGGTGCTCGCCGGTGAGCGCAACACCGCCGCCGAGCACGATGGTGGACGGGTTCAGCAGGCTGACGCAGGTGGCCAGCACCTGGCCGATGTCGCGGCCGGCCTGGCGCACGGCCTGGATTGCGGCGATATTTCCGGAGCCGATCAGCTGGGTAAGTGAATCGGACGAGGGCTGATCGATAACCCGCTGTTCGGTCAGTGAGGCCAGGATTGCCGGGCCACTTGCCAGTGCCTCCAGGCAGCCGGTCATGCCGCACCGGCAGGTCACATCCCGGCCGTGTGGCACCCGCACATGTCCGAGGTCACCGGCGGTTCCCTGGGCGCCGCGCTGCAGGTGGCCGCCGCTGATGATGCCGGCGCCGATGCCGGTCGCCACTTTGACGAACATCAGGTCGGAGTCGTGCGGGTACGCGACCGAATGTTCACCGATCGCCATGATGTTGACGTCGTTATCCACAAGCACCGGCACCGGGTACTGCTCCTGAACGGCACCGGGTACGTCGAAGCCATCCCAGCCCGGCATGATCGGCGGATTGTTCGGCCTTCCGGTCTTGAACTCGACCGGGCCGGGCAGGCCAATCCCGATACCGAGCAGGTCCTGCTTGTTCCGGCCCGCCGCTTTGAGCAGTTTTCCGGTCGTGGTGAGAAGCCAGGTCATCGCAGCCAGCGGACCACACTCGATATCCAGTGCTTCTTTCTCCTCGGCCAGAATCGAGCCGCCGAGGTCTGTGATCGCGGCACTCACGTGGTGGGCGCCGAAGTCCGCGCCGAGCACAATTCTGGATTCTGGGTTGAAACCGATCCGCGAGGCCGGTCGTCCGCCGGAGGAGGCGGCAGCCGTGGTCGGCGCCACCAGGCCGGTTGCCAGGAGCTGCTCGACGCGCAGCGCGATGGTGGAGCGGGCCAGTCCGGAGAGTTCCGCCAACTCCGCCCGCGTACGCGGCTGGCTATTGCGCAATAGCTGGAATAGTGCACCGGGCCCGGCGCTGTGCGGGGAATCGGGATTGGCGAGAGCTGGCATGAAAGTAGTCAATCATCCGCACTTTCGAAAGTCACGTACGAGGTAGGGCCGACTTTTACTTATCTTTTGCTTGACGGTCGGCAGAAGTGCGCTTACATTCGTGATATAGCTCACGGCACGGTCAATTCCCTATCCTCAGCTAAAGCACGCGCTCATGGGCGGGAAGAGTCGGCTTGCTGAGGTCGATTTGCGCGAGGCAAGTACACCAGATCGGCGACGAGATTCAGCAAGGAACCAGTTAAGGAGAACTATGACAGCCCCGATGCAGATCTCGGTTCAGCTCTATACCGTGCGGGAGGCGATGGAACGGGATGTTGCCGAAACCCTGCACCGGATCGCGGGACTCGGCTACACAAATGTCGAACCCTACGGAATCCTCGACATTCTGGATGAGCTGGTTTCCGGTCTGGCCGTGAACAACCTGAAGGCACCCTCTGTGCACGCCCCGCTCCTGTCGGGAGACCAGGCGACCCTGTTCTCAGCCGCCGAAAAGCTCGGAGCGCAGATCGTCATCGATCCTTTCGTTGGCCAGGAGAACTGGACCAGCCTGGAGGGTATTCGAGAAATCGCCGGGGGCCTGAATGCAGCGGCACGTGCCGGTGCGAAGCGGGGCCTGACGGTCGGCTACCACAACCACGACTGGGAACTCAGCATAAAAATTGACGGCCGCCATGCGCTTGAGGTGCTCGTCGACTATCTGGACGATCAGGTCATTCTGGAGATCGACACTTATTGGGCGATCGTCGGCGGCGCAAACGTTCCCGGACTGCTCGCCCGCCTCGGCAACCGCGTGCAGCTTGTGCATCTCAAGGATGGAGACGGCAGTCCCGACACAAAACAGCAAACGGCGCTCGGCGATGGTTCCGTCGACCTGCCTGCTGTGCTCGAGGCAGCTAGGAACGTCCGGTACGGAGTCGTCGAGCTGGATGACACCAAGGGCGACATCTTCGACGCGCTCGCAGCATCGCTTCGATATCTCGGCTAATTCTCAATTGACACGAAAGGGATAGACAAATGGGACGTCCGTACACGCTATTCACCGGCCAATGGGCAGATCTGTCGTTCGAAGAGGTTGCTCAACTCGCCGCGGGTTGGGGCTACGACGGGCTGGAGATTGCCTGCGGACCGCACTTCGACCCGCGCAGAGCGGCTCTTGATGACGAGTACCTCCGATCGCGGCTTGACATCCTGGACCGGAACGGGCTGCGAGTGTATGCCATTTCGAACCACCTGACCGGGCAGGCGGTATGCGACAACCCGATCGACTTTCGGCACAAGGCAATCGTGCCGACCGCCGTTTGGGGCGATGGCGAACCGGAGGGGGTCCGCCGACGCGCGGCCGAAGAACTCAAGGACACTGCGAGGGCTGCACAGCGACTAGGGGTCAAGACTGTCGTCGGGTTTACCGGCTCGTCCATTTGGCCGTACGTCGCGATGTTCCCGCCGGTGCCAGGCGAAGTGATCGATGCAGGTTTCGCTGACTTCGCCGAGCGCTGGAACCCAATTCTTGACGTGTTCGACGATTGCGGGGTCCGCTTCGCCCATGAGGTGCATCCGTCCGAAATCGCCTACGATTTCTGGACCACTCGCCGCGCACTGGATGCCATCGGCAACCGGGAAGCGTTCGGACTGAACTGGGATCCCTCGCATTTCATCTGGCAGGATATCGACCCGGTTTCGTTCATCACTGACTTTGCCGACCGGATATATCACGTTGACTGCAAGGACATCCGGGTGCGGATCACCGGCCGCAATACCCGACTGGGTTCTCATTTGGCTTGGGGTGACCCACGGCGCGGCTGGGATTTCGTCTCCGCTGGCCGGGGAGACGTGCCGTGGGAGGACTGCTTCCGGGCGCTCACTGCAATCGGTTACCAGGGACCGATCTCGATTGAGTGGGAGGATGCCGGCATGGACCGCCTGTTCGGTGCGCCTGAGGCGCTGGCGCACATGCGCAAGTTCGACTTTCCCACCTCGACACAGAGCTTCGACGCCGCTTTTAGCACTAAGGGCGACTGAACGCCCGATATGTACGTTCGGCTGGTCCGAAGACACTGGATCGGCCCACGGAACCTCTCATCCATCGCGGGTTCCCACTGTCTTTTGCGAGCCTGGAGCGCGACGTTTCAGTGTTACCACAAAGTCCGGACAACTTTTGCTTGACGATCGGCAGAAGTACCCCTATCTTGATGTGAAGGGGATCACTCGGACCTCACAAGGGCCGAGAAGATCCAGCATCCTCAACGAAGAGGTAGTCGGACCAACGGAACAAACCTCCGCGACACACGGCCACAATCTCCCGCAATCGCAGCTAGGAATGTCAAGGCCCAGGCGCGTTAGACGCCGTCGAGGATGGCCAGTTTTCGCGAATCCGATCGATACAGAAGGAAGTTATGAAGTACACATCAGAAACCCCCGCCGGAATCGGAATTATCGGTTGCGGAAATATCTCCCAGCGCTATATCGAGGGGATGGCCCGGTTCCCTGAAATCAAACTGCTCGGCTGTGCCGACCTCATCACCGAACTGGCCGAGAAGGCCGCAGCAGGGGCCGGGGTGAAAGCGTACTCATCGATTGAGGAGCTCCTCGCGGATCCCGCTATCGACATCGTGGTGAACATAACTCCACCAGTCGCACACGCTCCGGTAACGATCGCAGCCCTGAACGCCGGCAAGAACGTCTACGTGGAAAAACCCATCGCGGTCACTCTGTCCGCCAGCGAGGGGATGATTGAGGAGGCGCAGTCGTCAGGCAAGCTGCTCGGATCCGCCCCTGATACCTTTCTCGGCAGCGCGGGGCAGACTGCGCGGGCGGCAATCGATTCAGGAGTAATCGGCGAACCGATCGGTGCGGTCGCGTTTGTCACCCATTCCAAGGCTGAAACGTGGCACCCCAACCCAACCTTCCTCTTTCAGCCTGGTGGCGGTCCCGCACTGGACATGGGTCCTTACTACATCACCACACTCGTAAACTCGCTGGGCCCCGTGGCCAGTGTGAGCGGCTTCAGTCGGGTGGGTGCGCCCTTGAGGACCGTCACTGCACCCGACCGTCAGGTTGACTCGATTGAGGTAAATACCCCAACTCACGCGGGAGCGACCTTGAAGTTCGACTCTGGCGCTATTGCCACTCTCATGCTCAGTTTTGACGCCTGGGATACCCACCTTCCATTCATCGAGATCTACGGGCATCGCGGCACACTGAGCGTTCCCGACCCCAATCAGTTCGACGGAGTCGTCTCGGTACGTCTCCACAACGACGAGGAATGGCGGACGTTGAATCCGGTCGTTCCCGTATCGGGGGAACCTGACACGGATGTTCAGATGCTCCGCGGCGCAGGGGTGGCAGACCTCGTTGGAGCTTTGAATGGCCTACCGCATCGGGCAAGCGCAGATCTCGCGCACCATGTGCTCGAAGTGCTGGAGGCGATCGAGACTTCTAGCCAGACCGAAACCGTCATCCACATCAACAGCAGGGTCGGGCGTCCAGCCCCCTGCCCAACCAGCGAGGAAGTCTAATGCCCACTACACCTGAATATGGCGTCGACCTGATCACGTTCTACGATCCGTCATTCTGGGGCGTGAACAGCTATGACGAGATCATGGAGATACGGCACAAGAACCCGGTGCAGATTTGGACCACGATCTTCGATGCCCTGTCCGAAGCAGGCATAACCGCTATCGAGATGACCTTTCCGCCTGCCGATGTCAGCTCCGCACTGGACGCTTTCGGTTCCGCCGAGGGTTTCAAGACGGAACTTCAGCGGCGGGGGCTGAAGCTCAAGAGTAGTTTCCATATGGGCTCCGGCTGGGGGCCAGGCGGCGATCGTAACGCAGAGGTCGCCAAGGCGGTAGAACATGCAACTTTCCTAGCCGAAGCCGGCGGAGACACCCTCGTGGTCGGGCCGCCGATGCGGAAGTCACGCGATGCGAATCCGCCGCTGTTCATCGATCATGCGTTCGCCAGCGCGGTGGCAGATACCGCTCACGCGGTCGGGAACGCTACTTTGCGACTCGGAGTGAAGACCGCCCTGCACACGGAAGCACATTCCATGTTCTGCACCCGCCGTGACATCGATCTGTTGCTTGGGCTTACCGACCCGGAGTACGTCTTCTTCTGCCCGGATACCGCACACATCACCCTGGCCGGCGGAAATCCGATCGACGCAGTAGTCGCCCATTCCGAGCGAGTGGTCATTGCGCACTGGAAGGACGCGGTCGGTCCAATGCCCGCAGGCCTTCCAATCGAAGGCGAAAAAATTCACGAACTGCACCAGGGATACATGTGCACCCTCGGAGAAGGGGTCGTGGATTGGGACCGCTGGATCACCCTGTACGACAAGACTCAGGGCAGCGATGTGCGGCTCCTTGAGCTTGACGCGGTCGCCGACCCCATCAAGGAAATGAAGGCAGCGAAAGCCTTTGTGGAGAACGCCAGCGCACAGAACGCGGCGAGCGGATCATCGCCCGGCCAAGCATCACAGGCACACGAAAAGCGGAGTTGATTGCCATGTTTCCATTAGCCTCCATAAAGCCTCGTACACCCTTGTTCGCGTACCTCGCAGTTCCGGCAGCAGCCCTGGCGCTTGTCCTCAGCGGCTGTGCCACCGAGGAACAGGCCAGCGGGGGAGCGACGGGTGGCACGGACCTGGACGCGAAACTCGTTGATGCTGCCCAAGCCAAAGCTAAAGAAATCATGGGCGACGAGCAGCTGGACGGATCGATCTCGATCATCGGCGATAACAGCGGCACCGAAGGTGCCCTGATCGAGGCCTTCTACAAGCCGTTCACCGAAGCGACCGGGGTGAAGATCAACTACACGGGCAGCGCCGACTCTCTGAGCCTCATCCAATCGCGCGTCGCATCCGGCAGCCCGCCCGATCTCGTGACGTCATCACCGGGCGTGATGGCCGAGTATTCCCGTAGTCACAAGCTGCTCAATCTCAGCAGCTTAATGGGCGACGACCTGAAAAAGAACTACAGCGCATCGGTGTTGGACACTGCTTCCATAGACGGATCGGTCTATGGCGTGTATCAGGGGTTCAACAACTACATGATGTGGTTCAATCCAGAGGAATACACCGGACCTAAGGCTGGCTCCTCCTGGCAGGACGTGGCTGACTGGACCGAGAAAAAGGCGGCTGACGGTACCCCGACGTGGTGCAATGCCCAGGGTTCCGGAGCGAGTAGCGGGTGGCCCGGCGAAGCGTTTATCGAAACGCTGTTCGCCAAGAAATACGGTCCTGCCCTGACTGAGGAGTGGGGTACGGGCAAACTCTCCTGGACCTCACCCCAGGTGAAGGATGCCTGGCAGATGTTCGGCGCGATCGCTGCCAAGGACGCCAATGTGGCCGGGGGCGTCAAGGGATCGCTGACTCAGGACATCGGAACCGGCTCAAATGGCTTGGTCACCGACCCGCCGACCTGCCAGGCTGAGGTATGGGGCAGCTGGACGAGCGGGTTGATCACAAGCTCGGCAGAAGGCGTCAAGCCGGGAGAGAACCTCGACTTCATGCGTGTGCCGGCGAGTGAACCGAAGTTCGAGAACACCGAGTCCTATTCAGCAACGGTCACCTACGCGTTCAAAGACTCACCGGAGGTTCGGGCGTTTGCGCGGTACATCGCCTCAACTGAAGCACAGACGTTGCTGGCGTCGGCGGACCACTGGCCGGTATCAAATATCAACGTTCCGGTCTCGACTTACAAAGACCCGCTCCTGCAGAAGATGGCCAAAACGTACTTCACTGACGACGTTGAGCTGGCCGCTGGTCCGGCCAACCTGGCGAAGACGGCCGTGCTCACCCAGGCGGACAAGGGCGTGATGTCGTATCTGCAAGATCCTTCGAAGCTCGATGAGATCTTGCAATCGATCCAGAAAGTGCAAGAGGGCAAGAGTTAGAGGTAAGAGCGCGAGCGGCAACCGGCAAACCAGATCCACCCAAGGACATGACCATGAATGCGATACTTTCAAGCGCGCCAGCACTCATCCTCATTGGGGCGATAGCAATCCCCATCCTGGTCTTTGCGGTACTGGGGACGGGCGAGAAAATCATTGAACAACTCCGCCCACGTAGCGCTCGCAAGGTGCGCCCCTGGTTTTGGCTTTTGTTGCCGCTCGCGCTCATCACCCTCATCTTGATTTACCCGATGATCGACACTGTCGTCTCCGCGTTCCGCAGCAGTGACGGCTCGGCATGGGTCGGTCTGCAGAACTTTGCGTGGGCCTTCGCCGGCAGCATGCTGGGCGTGCTTGGAAATAACGTGATCTGGCTGATTGTGTTTCCACTCGGCACGCTAGTACTGGCACTAATAGTGGCGGTCCTGTTCGACAAAGTGCGGTATGAACGATTCGCGATGACCCTCGTGGTCCTGCCCACCGCGATTTCGTTCACCGCCGGCTCGATCATCTGGCGGCAGGTCTACGATTACAAGGCTGCGGGCTCGCAGACAGGCCTGCTCAACGCCCTCTGGACCTTGATTCCCGGCAACCAGCCGGTGCCATGGTTACAAACCGAAGTCGTTAATACGCTGTGCCTGATCATCGTCGCAGTTTGGTCGAGCCTGGGGGTCGCTGCACTGATCCTTTCTGCCGCAGTCAAGAATATGCCGAGCGAGTTGGTCGAAGCCGCGCGTCTTGATGGCGCTAACGAATGGCGCATTTTCTTCTCCGTCACGCTGGCGCACATCACCCCGACACTCCTGGTCGTAGCTACGACTGAGGTCATATTCGCGCTCAAGATCTTCGACATCGTCTACGTGATGACGAACGGGAATTTCAACACGGACACCATCGCCAACCGAATGTACTTTGAGCTCTTCTCGGCCAGAGACCTTGGGCACGCTAGTGCAATCGCGGTGATCCTGCTCATCGTGGCGATCCCTGTGGTGGTCGTCAACATCCGCCAATTCCGGGCTGAGGAAGGCCACTGACATGTCCACGACAAACACGCTTCCCGCGAACACCGCGTCGCAAGGCCAGGAGAGAGCACACCGGATGACTCATGTTCCGCGCCGGCGGCTCAGGTGGGGAAGGCCGATTGTCCACCTAATCGTCGTCGTCTTCATGATCGTGTGGTTTACGCCAGTGCTCGGGCTCTTCGTCGGCTCCTTCCGCACCCAGTCGGATAGCGCGGCGACAGGATGGTGGCACGCGTTGATC is part of the Saxibacter everestensis genome and harbors:
- a CDS encoding sugar-binding transcriptional regulator, which produces MNQPGHEDRLASVARQYYLENQSKVDIGKAHGISRFQVARLLDEARNAGIVTIEIHPPSAGRPPDSEQLQQRLGLERIIVTPGRPAAGTGRDLLAQAVAEELTARASAGATIGISWSRTMDAAAERVSRLPACDLVQLAGALPVPGSGNSVELVQQLGRITGGETWPIWAPLVVDDSATAAGLRRQPEIASALRKADSLDVAVVAIGGWERQASTVWDTVGNKDRREASAAGAIAECSARLFDSTGSPVRTNLDSRVIGVTLEQLISTPTVIGVAHGAAAARGVLAAAQAGIITTLVADDELTAELSRTVEQRA
- a CDS encoding mannitol dehydrogenase family protein translates to MQKLNDDALGRLPDTVSVPRYDRGDVTAGIVHFGVGGFHRAHQAMYLDRLMNQGKAHDWGICGVGVLPSDQRMKAVMDEQDCLYTLVTKNPDGSREGRVIGSIVDYLFAPADPEAVIERMASEQIRIVSLTITEGGYNFNQVSGEFDETNPDVVHDLAAGATPKTSFGLITEALARRRARGGAAFTVMSCDNIQGNGDVARKMLTAFARLKDPGLAAWIEQNLSFPNSMVDRITPVTTDDDRSSIADEFGVTDAWPVVCEPFEQWVLEDDFVNGRPAYDQAGVQLVDDVEPYELMKLRLLNASHQALCYFGYLAGYRYAHEVCQDELFVAFLLDYMNAEASPTLSPVPGIDLDEYKHTLIERFGNEYVRDTLARLCAESSDRIPKWLLPVVRINLANGGEIKTSAAIVASWARYAEGVDEEGKTIEVVDRLKESVTAAAARQRTDPLAFLASRQLFGDLIDDERFVTEYSRALELLHTVGARATVEALVSPGAQR
- a CDS encoding sugar phosphate isomerase/epimerase family protein — its product is MTAPMQISVQLYTVREAMERDVAETLHRIAGLGYTNVEPYGILDILDELVSGLAVNNLKAPSVHAPLLSGDQATLFSAAEKLGAQIVIDPFVGQENWTSLEGIREIAGGLNAAARAGAKRGLTVGYHNHDWELSIKIDGRHALEVLVDYLDDQVILEIDTYWAIVGGANVPGLLARLGNRVQLVHLKDGDGSPDTKQQTALGDGSVDLPAVLEAARNVRYGVVELDDTKGDIFDALAASLRYLG
- a CDS encoding sugar phosphate isomerase/epimerase family protein; translation: MPTTPEYGVDLITFYDPSFWGVNSYDEIMEIRHKNPVQIWTTIFDALSEAGITAIEMTFPPADVSSALDAFGSAEGFKTELQRRGLKLKSSFHMGSGWGPGGDRNAEVAKAVEHATFLAEAGGDTLVVGPPMRKSRDANPPLFIDHAFASAVADTAHAVGNATLRLGVKTALHTEAHSMFCTRRDIDLLLGLTDPEYVFFCPDTAHITLAGGNPIDAVVAHSERVVIAHWKDAVGPMPAGLPIEGEKIHELHQGYMCTLGEGVVDWDRWITLYDKTQGSDVRLLELDAVADPIKEMKAAKAFVENASAQNAASGSSPGQASQAHEKRS
- a CDS encoding Gfo/Idh/MocA family protein, producing MKYTSETPAGIGIIGCGNISQRYIEGMARFPEIKLLGCADLITELAEKAAAGAGVKAYSSIEELLADPAIDIVVNITPPVAHAPVTIAALNAGKNVYVEKPIAVTLSASEGMIEEAQSSGKLLGSAPDTFLGSAGQTARAAIDSGVIGEPIGAVAFVTHSKAETWHPNPTFLFQPGGGPALDMGPYYITTLVNSLGPVASVSGFSRVGAPLRTVTAPDRQVDSIEVNTPTHAGATLKFDSGAIATLMLSFDAWDTHLPFIEIYGHRGTLSVPDPNQFDGVVSVRLHNDEEWRTLNPVVPVSGEPDTDVQMLRGAGVADLVGALNGLPHRASADLAHHVLEVLEAIETSSQTETVIHINSRVGRPAPCPTSEEV
- the xylB gene encoding xylulokinase, whose product is MSTVVGVDSSTQSCKVLAVEAETGEVRSSGVAAHPDGTAIDPRVWSTALHEAWDGAGIRSLGTQVIGAGVAAQQHGMVALDDRDRPVFDALLWNDTRSAGQADRMREELGNEAWLEATNLVPVASFTITKLAWLAENKPELAERVARVVLPHDWLNHELTGKYSTDRSEASGTGYFSPLSNRYQPKLLEQYFGRVPELPKVLGSHEAAGSLLAGWGNDAAIVSPGAGDNAAAALGLGLENGEVVVSIGTSGTVFTTSPIPAHDPTGAVAGFADATGNHLPLLATLNAARVMFAGAAMLDVDLQTFDRLARDAAPDAEGLTLLPYLDGERTPNLPNASGTLLGLTRSNMTAGNVARASVLGVLNSLADGLESLRGHGIDVRKVLLIGGGSKSRSLRAAAASIFGVPVEVPAIREYVALGAARQAAWTAHGEFPDWRREIDASYQPEGDWGAEVRARYVAARQRVYGV
- a CDS encoding ABC transporter substrate-binding protein, with the translated sequence MFAYLAVPAAALALVLSGCATEEQASGGATGGTDLDAKLVDAAQAKAKEIMGDEQLDGSISIIGDNSGTEGALIEAFYKPFTEATGVKINYTGSADSLSLIQSRVASGSPPDLVTSSPGVMAEYSRSHKLLNLSSLMGDDLKKNYSASVLDTASIDGSVYGVYQGFNNYMMWFNPEEYTGPKAGSSWQDVADWTEKKAADGTPTWCNAQGSGASSGWPGEAFIETLFAKKYGPALTEEWGTGKLSWTSPQVKDAWQMFGAIAAKDANVAGGVKGSLTQDIGTGSNGLVTDPPTCQAEVWGSWTSGLITSSAEGVKPGENLDFMRVPASEPKFENTESYSATVTYAFKDSPEVRAFARYIASTEAQTLLASADHWPVSNINVPVSTYKDPLLQKMAKTYFTDDVELAAGPANLAKTAVLTQADKGVMSYLQDPSKLDEILQSIQKVQEGKS
- a CDS encoding ROK family transcriptional regulator, whose translation is MPALANPDSPHSAGPGALFQLLRNSQPRTRAELAELSGLARSTIALRVEQLLATGLVAPTTAAASSGGRPASRIGFNPESRIVLGADFGAHHVSAAITDLGGSILAEEKEALDIECGPLAAMTWLLTTTGKLLKAAGRNKQDLLGIGIGLPGPVEFKTGRPNNPPIMPGWDGFDVPGAVQEQYPVPVLVDNDVNIMAIGEHSVAYPHDSDLMFVKVATGIGAGIISGGHLQRGAQGTAGDLGHVRVPHGRDVTCRCGMTGCLEALASGPAILASLTEQRVIDQPSSDSLTQLIGSGNIAAIQAVRQAGRDIGQVLATCVSLLNPSTIVLGGGVALTGEHLIAGVREVVYGRSLPLATENLKIVLSEGKEQVGIIGASKLVIDHALTTETVNRMVSKNLAHAG
- a CDS encoding sugar phosphate isomerase/epimerase family protein, yielding MGRPYTLFTGQWADLSFEEVAQLAAGWGYDGLEIACGPHFDPRRAALDDEYLRSRLDILDRNGLRVYAISNHLTGQAVCDNPIDFRHKAIVPTAVWGDGEPEGVRRRAAEELKDTARAAQRLGVKTVVGFTGSSIWPYVAMFPPVPGEVIDAGFADFAERWNPILDVFDDCGVRFAHEVHPSEIAYDFWTTRRALDAIGNREAFGLNWDPSHFIWQDIDPVSFITDFADRIYHVDCKDIRVRITGRNTRLGSHLAWGDPRRGWDFVSAGRGDVPWEDCFRALTAIGYQGPISIEWEDAGMDRLFGAPEALAHMRKFDFPTSTQSFDAAFSTKGD